In the genome of Paenibacillus pabuli, one region contains:
- a CDS encoding galactokinase — MNINELKQKFIDKYGESGADIRVFHAPGRVNLIGEHIDYNGGYVLPAALEFGTTLIIREREDNKLQLASTNMSYEGTLDTSSIGKEKTGEWTDYPVGVMVELQGKGVKVTKGYDFLYHGEIPNGAGLSSSASLEVLTGYAIQSLEGVKDIDTVQLALLSQKAENEFVGVNCGIMDQFAVANGAEDHAILLMCDTLEYEKVPFRTGAYKLVIGNTNKRRGLVDSAYNERRSQCEQALAILKEQLPALNYLAQLTPEQFVTLQDHIKDEKVRQRAQHVVEENARVLASVEALRDNDLETFGKLMNASHESLRYLYEVSCEELDVMVEEAQRIPGTLGARMTGAGFGGCTVSLVHEDDVERFVSEVGAAYEARTSLKGDFYVCGVGDGVKELKEAK; from the coding sequence ATGAACATAAATGAATTGAAACAAAAGTTTATTGACAAGTACGGAGAGAGTGGAGCGGACATCCGTGTATTCCATGCCCCAGGGCGGGTGAATCTGATCGGTGAGCACATTGACTATAATGGTGGATACGTGCTTCCGGCAGCGCTTGAATTCGGCACCACTTTGATTATCCGTGAGCGTGAGGACAACAAGTTGCAGTTGGCTTCCACGAATATGTCCTATGAAGGAACGCTGGATACGTCCTCCATTGGCAAAGAGAAAACAGGGGAATGGACGGATTACCCGGTAGGCGTCATGGTTGAACTGCAAGGCAAAGGCGTAAAAGTAACCAAAGGTTATGACTTCCTCTATCATGGAGAAATTCCGAACGGCGCAGGACTTTCCTCTTCCGCATCGCTGGAGGTTCTCACTGGGTATGCCATCCAGTCGCTTGAAGGTGTTAAGGATATTGATACGGTTCAACTGGCGCTGCTGTCCCAAAAGGCAGAGAACGAATTCGTCGGCGTCAACTGTGGCATCATGGATCAGTTCGCTGTAGCCAATGGCGCAGAGGATCACGCGATCCTGCTGATGTGTGACACCCTTGAATATGAAAAAGTACCTTTCCGTACCGGCGCCTACAAGCTGGTCATTGGTAACACGAACAAACGCCGCGGCTTGGTGGACTCGGCTTATAACGAACGCCGCTCCCAGTGTGAGCAGGCACTTGCTATTTTGAAAGAACAACTGCCTGCGCTGAACTATCTGGCGCAGCTTACACCAGAACAGTTCGTTACACTGCAGGATCACATCAAGGATGAGAAGGTAAGACAGCGTGCCCAGCACGTCGTGGAAGAGAATGCACGTGTACTTGCATCCGTGGAAGCCCTGCGTGATAACGATCTGGAAACCTTCGGCAAGCTGATGAATGCTTCTCATGAATCGCTTCGTTATCTATATGAAGTGAGCTGCGAAGAGCTGGACGTGATGGTTGAGGAAGCTCAACGGATTCCAGGCACTCTGGGTGCACGCATGACCGGAGCAGGATTCGGCGGATGTACAGTTTCCCTTGTGCATGAGGACGATGTAGAGCGTTTTGTAAGCGAAGTTGGAGCGGCATATGAAGCACGTACCAGTCTCAAGGGCGATTTCTATGTATGTGGAGTAGGCGACGGTGTTAAAGAATTGAAGGAGGCGAAGTAA
- a CDS encoding protease, with product MESIYWGCLIGGAIFAVVSLVLGDLIDGLLDGAFELPGIDFFKPVVLAGSITTFGGAGIMLTRYSSISAISALILSLLIGIAAAMLVFFAYIKPMRNSDVSIAFSMKELSGKIGEVTIPVPEKGFGEVMIKIASGNTIHTASSFEHRPIAAGARVVIVDVTEGVLRVSEWDEDVLKEL from the coding sequence ATGGAGTCAATCTATTGGGGGTGTCTAATCGGAGGAGCCATATTTGCAGTCGTTAGTCTTGTGCTTGGTGACTTGATTGATGGCTTGTTGGACGGTGCCTTTGAATTGCCTGGCATTGATTTTTTCAAACCTGTTGTGCTGGCTGGTTCCATAACGACTTTTGGCGGGGCCGGTATTATGCTGACACGTTATAGCTCGATAAGTGCGATTTCGGCACTGATACTATCCCTGCTTATAGGTATTGCTGCAGCCATGCTGGTATTCTTTGCATATATCAAGCCGATGCGTAACAGTGACGTTTCCATTGCATTTTCAATGAAAGAGCTGTCCGGGAAAATTGGAGAAGTTACCATTCCGGTACCTGAAAAGGGGTTTGGTGAAGTGATGATCAAAATTGCTTCTGGTAATACGATTCACACGGCGTCCAGCTTTGAACATCGCCCCATTGCGGCGGGAGCACGTGTTGTCATTGTGGATGTAACGGAAGGTGTACTGCGGGTGTCGGAATGGGATGAAGATGTACTTAAAGAATTGTAA
- a CDS encoding flotillin family protein: MIDNLDWDVLLIPVIVVGVILILGLAFWARYKTVGPDEAMIVTGSFLGSKNISEDESGRKIKIVRGGGAFILPVFQQSEFISLLSHKLDVSTPEVYTEQGVPVIADGVAIIKVGSSVEDVATAAEQFIGKPVESLRGEAQEVLEGHLRAILGTMTVEEVYRNRDRFAQEVQGVAARDLKKMGLQIVSFTIKDVRDKQGYLDALGKPRIAAVKRDAEIAEAEAMRDARIQKANAEEQGQKAELLRDTNIAEAAKEKELKVATFKRDQDTAKAEADQAYHIHEARARQTVVEEEMKVELVRKEREIDLQEKEIIVREKQYDAEVKKKAEADRYAVEQAAEADKAKRMREADAVQYSIETHAKATAEQKRLEGQAMADAELAKGTADAEVIRLRGLAEAEAKEKLAEAFQKFGEAAVLDIIVKMLPELAGKIAEPISSIDKLTVVDTGKGEGATRVSNYVTELMATAPEMLKSVSGIDVEQLIKGLTKPKTTAPVAIQQSEPVTTPSIIDKIVEKAGVDE; the protein is encoded by the coding sequence ATGATCGATAATTTGGATTGGGATGTGTTGTTAATTCCTGTAATTGTAGTTGGTGTAATTCTGATTCTTGGTTTGGCTTTCTGGGCGAGGTACAAAACGGTTGGACCGGACGAAGCCATGATCGTTACAGGTTCTTTCCTTGGAAGCAAAAACATATCCGAGGATGAATCTGGTCGTAAAATTAAAATTGTTCGTGGCGGCGGCGCCTTTATCTTGCCAGTGTTCCAGCAGTCCGAGTTTATCTCGCTGTTGTCCCATAAACTGGACGTCTCCACACCTGAAGTATATACAGAGCAAGGCGTGCCAGTTATTGCGGACGGTGTCGCCATTATCAAGGTTGGAAGTTCTGTAGAAGATGTGGCTACGGCAGCCGAGCAATTCATCGGTAAACCCGTGGAATCGTTAAGAGGCGAAGCACAGGAAGTTCTGGAAGGGCATTTGCGGGCCATCCTCGGAACGATGACAGTGGAAGAAGTATACCGTAACCGCGATCGTTTTGCGCAAGAGGTTCAAGGTGTAGCTGCCAGGGATTTGAAAAAAATGGGACTGCAAATTGTCTCTTTTACTATCAAGGATGTTCGTGACAAACAAGGCTATCTGGATGCGCTCGGTAAACCGAGAATTGCAGCCGTGAAGCGGGATGCTGAAATTGCGGAAGCGGAAGCGATGCGGGATGCACGTATTCAGAAGGCCAATGCGGAAGAGCAAGGGCAAAAAGCCGAGTTGCTGCGTGATACGAATATCGCTGAAGCCGCAAAAGAGAAGGAACTGAAAGTAGCGACATTTAAGCGGGATCAGGATACGGCTAAAGCCGAAGCGGATCAGGCGTACCATATACACGAAGCACGTGCGAGACAAACCGTGGTGGAAGAAGAGATGAAGGTCGAGCTCGTTCGTAAGGAACGTGAGATTGATCTGCAAGAGAAAGAAATTATCGTACGTGAGAAACAATATGATGCTGAAGTGAAGAAAAAGGCAGAAGCAGATCGTTATGCGGTGGAGCAGGCTGCCGAAGCGGATAAAGCCAAAAGAATGCGTGAAGCCGATGCGGTCCAGTACTCCATTGAAACGCATGCAAAAGCTACTGCCGAGCAGAAGCGTCTTGAAGGTCAAGCGATGGCGGATGCTGAACTCGCCAAAGGTACAGCGGATGCAGAGGTTATTCGTCTCCGGGGTCTGGCGGAAGCAGAAGCGAAGGAAAAACTGGCAGAGGCTTTCCAGAAGTTCGGCGAAGCTGCCGTGCTCGATATCATCGTCAAAATGCTGCCTGAACTTGCTGGCAAAATTGCGGAACCGATCTCCTCGATTGATAAGCTGACCGTTGTGGACACAGGGAAGGGTGAAGGCGCAACTCGTGTAAGCAATTATGTAACAGAGCTCATGGCGACGGCTCCCGAGATGCTCAAAAGTGTCTCCGGCATTGATGTGGAACAGTTAATTAAAGGTCTCACCAAGCCTAAAACAACAGCACCGGTTGCTATTCAACAGAGTGAACCTGTAACGACTCCCTCTATAATTGATAAGATTGTGGAAAAGGCTGGGGTTGATGAGTAA
- the glcT gene encoding glucose PTS transporter transcription antiterminator GlcT — protein MSSLQVAKALNNNVIIAQHPEHGEVVVIGKGIGFNRKTNDIIPLMAVEKMFILRNQQEQEQYKQLLPQVDEALIEIINEVITYIAEHTDVPLNEHIHIALTDHISFALKRKEQGIVIQNPFLYETREIYPDEYRMGEYAVRLIKEKLSVDLGMDEIGFIALHIYSAMTNQNISQVREHSQLITDLVSLVSTQLDYSFETESLDYSRLLTHLRFALERIRRGDKVEELHKLDSLLKLEYPEMYSLAWKLTKVMEKRLNLPVYPAEVGYLTIHLQRLNQRKEEENK, from the coding sequence TTGAGTAGCCTGCAAGTAGCCAAAGCGCTAAATAATAATGTAATTATTGCACAGCATCCTGAACATGGAGAAGTTGTCGTGATTGGTAAAGGCATTGGCTTTAACCGGAAAACGAATGATATTATTCCACTGATGGCTGTGGAGAAGATGTTCATTTTGAGAAACCAGCAGGAGCAGGAGCAGTATAAACAGCTTCTTCCACAAGTGGATGAAGCATTAATCGAAATTATCAACGAAGTCATTACGTATATTGCAGAACATACGGACGTGCCTTTAAACGAACATATTCATATCGCATTGACTGATCATATTTCTTTTGCGCTGAAACGGAAAGAACAAGGGATTGTCATACAAAATCCTTTTCTATATGAGACCCGTGAAATTTATCCTGACGAATATCGCATGGGTGAATACGCAGTTCGTTTGATTAAAGAAAAATTGAGCGTAGATCTGGGAATGGATGAAATCGGTTTTATTGCGCTCCACATCTACAGTGCGATGACCAATCAAAATATTTCACAAGTTCGAGAGCATTCTCAACTGATTACTGATTTGGTGAGCCTGGTGTCCACCCAACTGGACTATTCATTTGAGACCGAGTCGCTGGATTACTCCCGGTTACTGACTCATCTTCGATTCGCCTTGGAGCGTATCCGTCGGGGAGACAAAGTGGAAGAACTTCATAAATTAGATTCACTGTTGAAGTTGGAATATCCTGAAATGTACTCGCTTGCATGGAAGCTAACGAAGGTGATGGAAAAAAGGTTGAATCTTCCAGTATATCCTGCGGAAGTGGGGTATCTGACCATTCATTTGCAGCGACTGAACCAAAGGAAAGAAGAAGAGAACAAGTGA
- the ptsG gene encoding glucose-specific PTS transporter subunit IIBC, with translation MFKKLFGVLQRVGKALMLPVAILPAAGLLLGIGNMLVNPDFLQYATVLDTPWVNSIATIMMNAGQIVFDNLALLFAVGVAVGLAGGEGVAGLAAIIGYLVMNVTLGTAVGVTPAMIGEVPGYASILGIPTLSTGVFGGIIIGIAAALCYNRFFKIELPSYLGFFAGKRFVPIVTSVVSLLIGLLLVIIWPPIQNGLNAVSHFMVDTSPTLSAFIFGVVERSLIPFGLHHIFYSPFWFEFGEYVNKAGDVIRGDQQIFFNQLRDGVNLTAGTFQVGKFPFMMFGLPAAALAMYHEARPEHKKYVAGIMGSAALTSFLTGITEPLEFSFLFVAPILFAVHCIFAGLSFMTMQILGVKIGMTFSGGFIDFLIFGIIPNRTPWWDVIIVGLILAVIYYFGFRFIIRKFNLKTPGREEATPETASGGGGSGSTDDLPHNILAAFGGQENIKHLDACITRLRIEVNEKSSVNKDRLKQLGASGVLEVGNNVQAIFGTRSDTIKSQMQDIIAGRTPAPAPAAVAKPAPEQEKAQGEEGERIIAEDIVMPVNGELMDITNVPDPVFAEKMTGDGFAVLPHDGKITSPVYGKVFNVFPSKHAVGIMSDGGKEVLVHIGVNTVKLKGQGFNVLVQEGDLVSAGQPIMEVDLEYVKANAPSIISPVIFTNLPEGSTVTLTKSGVLKIGDQPIIEIK, from the coding sequence ATGTTTAAAAAGCTTTTTGGTGTATTGCAAAGAGTAGGTAAAGCTCTCATGTTGCCTGTAGCGATTCTGCCAGCAGCAGGTTTGTTGCTTGGGATCGGCAACATGCTTGTCAATCCAGATTTTTTGCAATATGCAACGGTGCTTGACACCCCTTGGGTAAATTCAATCGCGACGATTATGATGAATGCGGGTCAGATCGTATTTGATAATCTGGCATTGCTGTTCGCTGTTGGTGTAGCCGTCGGGCTGGCTGGAGGCGAAGGTGTCGCAGGTCTTGCGGCCATCATCGGTTACTTGGTCATGAACGTGACTCTGGGTACGGCTGTTGGTGTTACACCAGCCATGATCGGTGAAGTACCAGGTTATGCGAGCATCTTGGGTATCCCCACATTGAGTACAGGCGTGTTCGGAGGTATTATCATTGGTATTGCCGCCGCGCTATGTTACAATCGATTTTTCAAAATCGAACTGCCGTCTTACCTCGGTTTCTTTGCAGGTAAACGATTTGTCCCAATTGTCACTTCAGTCGTTTCCCTCTTGATTGGGTTGCTTCTGGTGATCATCTGGCCGCCGATTCAAAATGGCCTGAATGCTGTATCTCACTTCATGGTAGATACAAGTCCGACATTATCGGCATTCATTTTCGGAGTGGTAGAACGGTCACTTATTCCGTTCGGTCTGCATCACATTTTCTATTCACCATTCTGGTTTGAGTTCGGTGAATATGTGAACAAAGCTGGAGATGTCATTCGTGGAGACCAGCAGATCTTCTTCAATCAACTGCGAGATGGTGTGAATCTCACAGCAGGAACGTTCCAAGTTGGTAAATTCCCGTTCATGATGTTCGGTTTGCCAGCTGCGGCGCTCGCGATGTACCATGAAGCAAGACCAGAGCACAAAAAGTATGTTGCAGGGATCATGGGATCAGCTGCATTGACTTCGTTCCTCACCGGGATTACAGAGCCACTTGAGTTCTCATTCCTGTTTGTAGCGCCAATCCTGTTTGCAGTACACTGTATCTTTGCAGGTTTGTCTTTCATGACGATGCAAATTCTTGGAGTCAAAATCGGGATGACATTCTCCGGTGGATTCATTGACTTCCTGATCTTCGGGATTATCCCGAACCGCACGCCTTGGTGGGATGTTATCATCGTAGGTTTGATTCTTGCAGTGATCTACTATTTCGGATTCCGATTCATCATTCGCAAATTCAACCTCAAAACACCAGGTCGTGAAGAGGCGACACCTGAAACAGCTTCGGGTGGTGGAGGCTCAGGTTCAACGGATGACTTGCCTCACAATATTCTTGCAGCCTTCGGCGGACAAGAAAATATCAAACATCTGGATGCCTGCATTACTCGTTTGCGGATTGAAGTAAATGAGAAATCCAGTGTAAATAAAGATCGGTTGAAACAATTGGGTGCATCTGGCGTACTTGAAGTGGGTAATAATGTACAGGCCATCTTCGGTACACGTTCAGATACGATCAAATCTCAAATGCAGGATATCATTGCAGGACGGACACCGGCACCAGCTCCAGCAGCTGTGGCTAAGCCAGCTCCTGAACAGGAAAAGGCGCAAGGTGAAGAAGGCGAACGAATTATTGCGGAAGACATCGTTATGCCAGTGAATGGCGAATTGATGGATATCACCAACGTTCCTGATCCGGTCTTTGCCGAGAAAATGACAGGCGACGGCTTTGCTGTTCTGCCTCATGATGGCAAGATTACTTCTCCTGTATATGGTAAGGTGTTTAACGTATTTCCAAGCAAACATGCCGTGGGCATTATGTCTGACGGAGGCAAGGAAGTACTTGTTCATATAGGTGTCAATACAGTGAAGCTGAAAGGTCAGGGCTTTAACGTGCTTGTGCAGGAAGGCGACCTCGTATCGGCAGGACAGCCGATTATGGAAGTAGATCTGGAGTATGTGAAAGCTAACGCACCTTCAATTATTTCTCCAGTGATTTTCACCAACCTTCCAGAAGGCTCCACAGTAACGCTTACGAAAAGTGGGGTACTGAAAATTGGCGATCAGCCGATTATTGAGATAAAATAA
- a CDS encoding UDP-glucose--hexose-1-phosphate uridylyltransferase: MSQTHIAAGATERTPEQQEALHAIERLVAFALQNKLIEEADRDYSRNLLLEQFGFSEPYAGVLNETVLDGPQPLLDTLIDYGFEIGLIPENTDTYRDLLDAKIMGQLMARPSEVVRAFRHTEQTEGIEAATSQFYELSIHSNYIRMDRISKNVYWTQDTAYGDMEITINLSKPEKSPKEIAMAKLLPPPVYPKCQLCRENVGYAGRVNHPARQNLRVIPLELNGEPWFFQYSPYVYYNEHCIIFHHDHVPMKLTKDTLRRLLAFVGEYPHYFIGSNADLPIVGGSILTHDHFQGGRHTFAIQNAKPEAVFRHAGSPGLTLSLVKWPMSVLRLASQDPAELLEAGNAVYEAWKGYSDSTVEIEAFSEVDGEQIPHNTVTPIVRRSADGGYEMDLVLRNNRTNDEHPEGIFHPHREMHHLKKENIGLIEVMGLAILPGRLKEELDSIADILAGDAELAEAAKASEHVLNKHLGWANELIERFGPDLNKEQAVALVQQEVGLKFAEILEHAGVYKYDEAGRQAFRRFVTSMGYTE, from the coding sequence ATGTCACAGACTCATATTGCAGCAGGCGCCACAGAGCGGACACCGGAGCAGCAGGAAGCACTGCATGCCATTGAACGTCTGGTAGCATTTGCCTTGCAGAACAAATTGATTGAAGAAGCGGATCGGGATTACAGTCGTAATCTGCTGCTGGAGCAGTTCGGGTTTTCTGAGCCATATGCCGGAGTATTGAACGAGACGGTGTTGGATGGACCCCAACCATTGCTGGATACGCTGATTGACTATGGTTTTGAAATCGGACTTATCCCTGAAAATACGGATACGTACCGTGATTTGCTTGATGCAAAAATTATGGGTCAATTAATGGCCCGTCCATCCGAGGTGGTACGCGCATTCCGCCATACGGAGCAGACCGAAGGTATCGAAGCGGCTACCTCCCAATTTTATGAGCTTTCAATTCACTCCAACTACATTCGGATGGACCGCATCTCCAAGAATGTGTATTGGACACAGGATACAGCTTATGGCGACATGGAGATTACGATCAACCTGTCCAAGCCGGAGAAAAGTCCAAAGGAAATCGCGATGGCCAAGCTGCTTCCGCCTCCGGTATATCCGAAATGCCAACTCTGTCGTGAAAATGTGGGCTACGCCGGTCGGGTCAACCATCCGGCCCGTCAAAACCTGCGTGTCATTCCATTGGAATTAAACGGCGAACCTTGGTTCTTCCAATACTCGCCATATGTGTACTATAACGAGCACTGCATTATTTTCCACCACGATCATGTGCCGATGAAATTGACCAAAGATACACTGCGCAGGCTGCTGGCCTTCGTGGGAGAGTATCCGCATTACTTTATCGGTTCCAATGCCGATCTGCCAATCGTTGGCGGCTCTATCCTGACCCATGACCATTTCCAGGGTGGGCGTCATACCTTTGCCATTCAAAATGCGAAGCCAGAGGCGGTATTCCGTCACGCAGGTTCACCGGGACTAACGCTCAGTCTCGTGAAATGGCCAATGTCCGTACTGCGGCTGGCATCACAGGATCCGGCTGAATTGCTCGAAGCGGGTAATGCCGTCTATGAAGCGTGGAAGGGGTATAGCGATTCTACGGTGGAGATTGAGGCATTCAGTGAGGTCGACGGAGAACAGATTCCGCACAATACAGTGACTCCAATCGTTCGTCGCAGTGCGGACGGAGGATATGAGATGGACCTCGTTCTGCGGAACAATCGTACGAATGATGAACATCCCGAAGGGATTTTCCACCCGCACCGCGAGATGCATCATCTGAAGAAGGAGAACATTGGACTCATCGAAGTGATGGGCCTTGCCATCCTGCCAGGTCGTTTGAAAGAAGAACTGGACAGCATCGCGGATATTCTCGCTGGGGATGCCGAGCTGGCTGAAGCAGCCAAAGCTTCCGAACATGTGTTGAACAAGCATTTGGGTTGGGCAAATGAACTGATTGAACGTTTCGGTCCCGACCTGAACAAGGAGCAAGCGGTTGCGCTTGTGCAGCAGGAAGTCGGTTTGAAATTCGCCGAGATTCTGGAGCATGCAGGTGTGTACAAATATGATGAGGCAGGACGTCAAGCCTTCCGTCGTTTTGTAACCAGCATGGGATACACCGAATAA
- the galE gene encoding UDP-glucose 4-epimerase GalE — protein sequence MAILVTGGAGYIGSHTVAALLERGEEVVVLDNLQTGHREALLGGKLYEGDLRDKAFLAKLFAENSIDAVIHFAANSLVGESMKDPVKYYDNNVFGTLCLLEAMNAANVRRIVFSSTAATYGEPEKVPIEESDRTEPTNVYGETKLMMERMMSWFDKVQDIKYVSLRYFNAAGAHDSGKIGEDHQPESHLIPLVLQTALKQRPHIAVFGDDYATEDGTCVRDYIHVSDLADAHLRAVDYLRKGENSNVFNLGNGQGFSVKQVIETAKKVTGLDIPVVQEPRRAGDPAVLVASSAKARSVLGWNPKWTNLEDVIQSAWSWHQSHPDGYGKN from the coding sequence ATGGCGATTTTGGTGACAGGTGGAGCAGGATATATTGGTTCTCATACGGTAGCAGCTTTGTTGGAGCGTGGAGAAGAGGTCGTTGTACTGGATAACTTGCAGACAGGGCATCGTGAAGCTCTGCTGGGCGGGAAATTGTATGAAGGTGATCTGCGTGACAAGGCATTTCTGGCGAAGCTGTTCGCAGAGAACTCTATCGATGCAGTCATTCACTTTGCAGCCAATTCACTGGTTGGCGAGAGCATGAAAGATCCTGTGAAATATTATGACAACAACGTATTTGGCACACTGTGCTTGCTGGAAGCGATGAATGCAGCGAATGTACGTCGCATCGTCTTTTCTTCCACGGCTGCTACTTATGGCGAACCGGAAAAAGTGCCGATTGAAGAGAGCGACCGCACGGAGCCGACGAACGTTTACGGTGAAACCAAGCTGATGATGGAGCGCATGATGTCATGGTTCGATAAAGTACAGGATATCAAATACGTCTCCCTGCGTTACTTCAATGCTGCTGGAGCCCATGATAGCGGCAAAATCGGTGAAGATCACCAGCCGGAGAGCCATCTCATTCCACTCGTGCTGCAAACGGCATTGAAACAACGTCCACACATCGCCGTGTTCGGTGACGACTACGCGACAGAAGACGGAACCTGTGTACGTGATTACATCCATGTAAGTGATTTGGCGGATGCGCATCTACGGGCCGTAGACTACCTCCGTAAAGGGGAGAACAGCAACGTGTTCAACCTGGGCAACGGTCAAGGCTTCTCTGTTAAACAGGTTATTGAGACGGCTAAGAAAGTAACCGGACTGGATATTCCGGTTGTTCAGGAACCACGTCGTGCGGGTGATCCGGCTGTACTGGTGGCATCGTCTGCCAAAGCAAGATCCGTACTGGGCTGGAATCCAAAATGGACGAATCTCGAAGATGTTATTCAAAGTGCATGGAGCTGGCACCAGTCCCACCCTGACGGCTACGGAAAAAACTAG
- a CDS encoding iron-containing alcohol dehydrogenase: protein MKSFQFYNPTRLIFGKGQLEALKTEVPKYGKRVLLVYGGGSIKRSGLYDQVIGLLKEVGAEVTELAGVEPNPRLSTVHKGVDLCKTNNIDLILAVGGGSVLDCAKAIAVGAKYDGDMWDFAQRKAVAQDALPLGTVLTMAATGSEMNSGSVITNQETQEKLGWGSAYLFPAFSILDPVNTYTVPLDQTVYGMVDMMSHVLEHYFHLDANTPVQLGFCETILRTVMDAAPRLVEDLENYELRETILYCGTMALNGVLNMGLAGDWATHNIEHAVSAVYDIPHGGGLAILFPHWMKHNVDVNVDRFKRLAINVFEVNPEGKSDKQIAEEGIDALSKFWTSIGAPNRLADYDIDDSQIEVMADKAMLFGPFGNFKKLQREDVVSIYKASL, encoded by the coding sequence ATGAAATCTTTTCAATTTTATAATCCAACCCGATTGATTTTCGGTAAAGGTCAGCTGGAAGCACTGAAAACCGAAGTACCGAAATACGGCAAACGGGTTCTGCTTGTATATGGTGGCGGCAGTATCAAACGCAGCGGTTTGTACGATCAGGTGATCGGACTGCTCAAGGAAGTCGGAGCTGAAGTAACGGAACTGGCTGGTGTAGAGCCGAACCCGCGTCTTTCGACGGTGCACAAAGGTGTAGATCTTTGCAAAACGAACAACATCGACTTGATCCTCGCTGTAGGCGGCGGCAGTGTACTGGACTGTGCCAAAGCAATCGCGGTAGGCGCCAAGTATGATGGCGACATGTGGGACTTTGCTCAGCGTAAAGCCGTTGCACAGGATGCTCTTCCACTCGGTACCGTTCTGACAATGGCTGCAACCGGTTCTGAAATGAACTCCGGCTCAGTTATTACGAATCAGGAAACACAGGAGAAATTGGGCTGGGGCAGCGCGTATTTATTCCCTGCGTTCTCAATCCTTGATCCGGTAAATACATATACCGTTCCTCTGGACCAAACGGTTTATGGCATGGTTGATATGATGTCCCACGTACTGGAGCATTACTTCCATCTGGATGCCAACACACCGGTCCAACTCGGATTCTGTGAGACGATTCTGCGCACAGTTATGGATGCAGCGCCTCGTCTGGTTGAAGACCTGGAGAACTATGAACTGCGTGAAACGATTCTGTACTGCGGAACGATGGCATTGAACGGCGTACTGAACATGGGTCTCGCTGGTGACTGGGCTACTCACAATATTGAACACGCGGTATCCGCAGTGTATGATATTCCGCACGGCGGAGGGCTCGCAATTCTGTTCCCGCACTGGATGAAACATAATGTGGACGTCAATGTGGATCGTTTCAAACGTCTGGCAATCAATGTGTTCGAAGTTAACCCTGAAGGTAAATCGGACAAACAGATTGCTGAAGAAGGCATCGATGCATTGAGCAAATTCTGGACATCCATTGGTGCCCCTAACCGTCTGGCTGATTATGATATTGATGATAGCCAAATCGAAGTTATGGCTGATAAAGCCATGCTCTTCGGCCCATTTGGTAACTTCAAAAAATTGCAGCGTGAAGATGTTGTATCCATTTACAAGGCTTCTCTGTAA
- a CDS encoding MSMEG_1061 family FMN-dependent PPOX-type flavoprotein, translated as MEKKALNVPLVTDAEELQTMVGKPSEQVLNKVISFVDTHVQHFLSMSPLFFLSTSDSLSKRDVSPRGDEAGFVKVLDQYRLVYPERPGNRRIDSLLNILSNPGVGMIFLIPGMNEVLRINGRASITKDEEFIASMGWSGKTIGAAVIVDVEECFIHCPRAFKQAGIWSSETWVDKENLPSTSEMFRAHLQINGLI; from the coding sequence ATGGAAAAAAAGGCTTTGAATGTACCATTGGTTACCGATGCAGAGGAATTGCAGACTATGGTAGGAAAACCAAGCGAACAAGTACTTAACAAGGTGATTTCCTTTGTGGATACACATGTACAGCACTTTCTGTCCATGTCCCCTTTATTCTTCCTGTCCACTTCAGACAGTTTAAGTAAAAGGGATGTATCCCCTCGCGGCGATGAGGCAGGCTTTGTGAAAGTTCTGGATCAATATCGGCTTGTATATCCTGAACGTCCGGGTAATCGTCGGATCGATTCGTTGCTGAACATCCTGTCCAACCCTGGAGTTGGCATGATTTTTTTAATTCCGGGTATGAATGAAGTGCTGCGCATTAATGGAAGGGCTTCAATTACGAAGGATGAGGAATTTATCGCGAGCATGGGGTGGAGCGGCAAAACTATCGGGGCTGCTGTCATTGTGGATGTGGAGGAATGTTTCATTCATTGTCCAAGAGCGTTTAAACAGGCGGGAATATGGTCTTCTGAGACATGGGTGGATAAGGAAAATCTGCCTTCGACCAGTGAAATGTTCCGTGCACACTTGCAAATTAATGGATTGATATAA